tgaagtgctgtgtgtgtgtgtgtgtgtgtgtgtgtgtgtgcatctgaagtgctgtgtgtgtttcaggaagcTGTACGTGTGCCCAGGCGCACGTAaggaacctgtgtgtgtgtgtgcatatgaagtgctgtgtgtgtgtgtgtgcatatgaagtgctgtgtgtgtgtgtgtgtgcatatgaagtgctgtgtgtgtgtgtgtgtgtgcatatgaagtgctgtgtgtgtgtgtgtgtgtgtgtgtgtgtgcatatgaagtgttgtgtgtgtgtgtgcatatgaagtgctgtgtgtgtgtgtgcatatgaagtgctgtgtgtgtgtgtgtgtgtgtgtgtgtgtgtgtgtgtgcatatgaagtgttgtgtgtgtgtgtgcatatgaagtgttgtgtgtgtgtgtgcatatgaagtgctgtgtgtgtgtgtgtgtgtgtgtgtgtgtgtgtgtgtgtgtgcatctgaagtgctgtgtgtgtgtttcaggaagcTGTACGTGTGCGTCTCCATGGCAGCGTGcctcctgctgtgctgcctgATCCTCTACTTCCTCTTCCCGCGCAGCGTCACCCTGACGCCCGTGTCCGTGCTGTCCGTCATGGTGTACTTCAGCCCGGTCGCCGTGGAGATAGATGTCACAGTGAGTACAGCAGCGTGTGTCTGATCTCCATCATGTGTTGCTGGCTCTTCTCTCACACTGATGAACCATGTCAGGACGTCtcaccttgttgttgttgtgatgacaCAGCtcttgttgtcatggtaacagctTTGTTTATGTCAGACGTCACAGCTCGGCTGCTCTTCATCAGAACTTTGTCATGATACTGAGTTctgtcatggtgacatcatgAATGTGATCAGCACCTGGAAGAGGGCTCAGCCTCCCTGAGctactgagtgtgtgtatgtggctgCATGTTCATACATTACACAGATGTTAACACATCATGTCCAGGgatcagacagagggagggcagGCTTCCTGTAGAAGGAGGTGTGGGTCAGAGCCGAGCTGCAGGTCTTTGCGGCTGTGacggtcagtgatgcagcatcTCCTCCTGCAGAACCTCATCGACGTGTCCAACCAGAACTTTGTCCCGGTGCAGATACTGGAGTTCAGCGTTCAGGGTCTGGTCACCGACACCGTGGTGGGAAAGACCAGGATGTCCAACATGACCGGCCTGCAGTCCCGCTCGCACCGACCAGTGAGTGTCACCCGGCGGGCCGCTGACGTGCCGCCCGCCAGTAAAAGTAACCGCTCTGTGTTTTACAGTACACCGTGCACATCGGCCTGAACATCACAGACAAAGGCCTGAAGTAAGAGCAGACTCGTCCTCACGTGTGTCTCCACATGTGTCTCCACGGTGCGTCTCATGCGTTGTGTCTCTTTCAGCTCCTACTGCAAGTCCGGCTCCATCAAGATCCACACCttgttcctgcagctgcagtaaGTGTCTGAACTCCGGCTGACCTCACAGACAGGCTCGGCCAATCAGAGGCCAGCTGTACGTCCACACTTCGGCCACACGGCCTCACTCTTTACCCACAAACCACCTCTGCTGTGCGGTGTCTCCATACATTACATGTCTGCAACACTTGAccttgttgtcatggtaacctgCCAGCTGTGGTACACACATGTTACTGTTTGTAGAAACTACGGCAACCGactcacaacacacaacacacaacaccaacacacaacaccaacacacaacacacaacacacaacacacaacacacaacaccaccacacaacacaaagc
This window of the Parambassis ranga chromosome 6, fParRan2.1, whole genome shotgun sequence genome carries:
- the tmem106a gene encoding transmembrane protein 106A, translating into MVTSEEPEPTTLKHFPPYGSMSPSTGDTCPTCRGTGRIPRGHADQLVAVIPCNDDRLKPRRTKLYVCVSMAACLLLCCLILYFLFPRSVTLTPVSVLSVMVYFSPVAVEIDVTNLIDVSNQNFVPVQILEFSVQGLVTDTVVGKTRMSNMTGLQSRSHRPYTVHIGLNITDKGLNSYCKSGSIKIHTLFLQLQMTMNISYMSHTELLSLDTFEYIDCGTNSTTPHPVGSING